A genomic window from Panthera tigris isolate Pti1 chromosome B4, P.tigris_Pti1_mat1.1, whole genome shotgun sequence includes:
- the HSD17B6 gene encoding 17-beta-hydroxysteroid dehydrogenase type 6 — protein MWLYLAALVGLYYLLRWYRERQVVSDLRDKYVFITGCDSGFGNLLARQLDLRGLRVLAACLTEKGAEQLRDQTSDRLETVILDVTKTESISAATEWVKERVGDRGLWGLVNNAGIFHPLCCTEWLKIETYVDVLKVNLIGLMEVTLSMLPLVRKAQGRIVNVSSILGRVAFFGGVYCSSKYGVEAFSDVLRRELQHFRVKISIVEPGYFRTGMTDLPWSLGRIKQAWEEVPAHIKEAYGQKFFDAHHNGVKQGLLRCSTNLNLVTDCMEHALISVHPRTRYSAGWDSQFFFIPLSYLPTSLADYILTRSWPKPAQAV, from the exons ATGTGGCTGTACCTGGCGGCCCTCGTGGGCCTGTACTACCTCCTGCGCTGGTACCGGGAGAGGCAGGTGGTGAGCGACCTCCGAGACAAGTACGTCTTCATCACGGGCTGTGACTCGGGCTTCGGGAACCTGCTGGCCAGGCAGCTGGACCTGCGAGGCTTGAGGGTGCTGGCCGCGTGTCTgacagagaagggggcagagcagCTGAGAGACCAGACGTCAGACAGGCTGGAGACGGTGATCCTGGATGTCACCAAGACAGAGAGCATCTCTGCGGCCACCGAGTGGGTGAAGGAGCGTGTGGGAGACAGAG GACTCTGGGGCCTGGTCAACAACGCAGGCATTTTTCACCCACTTTGCTGCACTGAGTGGCTGAAGATAGAGACCTACGTGGATGTCCTCAAAGTGAACCTCATTGGTTTGATGGAGGTGACCTTGAGCATGCTTCCCTTGGTGAGGAAAGCACAGGGGAGGATTGTTAACGTCTCCAGCATTCTGGGAAGAGTTGCTTTCTTTGGAGGAGTTTACTGTAGCTCCAAGTATGGTGTAGAAGCCTTTTCGGATGTTCTGAG GCGTGAGCTTCAACATTTTAGGGTGAAAATCAGCATCGTTGAACCTGGCTACTTCAGAACTGGAATGACAGATCTGCCGTGGTCCTTAGGGAGAATAAAGCAAGCCTGGGAAGAAGTCCCTGCGCATATTAAGGAGGCCTATGGACAGAAGTTTTTTGATGCCC ATCACAATGGCGTCAAACAAGGGCTGTTGAGATGTAGCACAAACCTGAACCTGGTCACTGACTGCATGGAACACGCTCTGATATCTGTGCATCCCCGTACTCGATATTCAGCTGGCTGGgattctcagtttttcttcattcctCTGTCTTATTTACCTACGTCACTGGCAGACTACATATTGACTAGATCTTGGCCCAAACCAGCCCAGGCAGTCTAA